A window from Chitinophaga filiformis encodes these proteins:
- a CDS encoding PepSY-associated TM helix domain-containing protein, which translates to MKKIFGWLHLWLGIASGIVVLVVAGTGSLLVFEEELEHAFRSSFFYVEVPANTSRQPLDNLTAYVQRENPKYKVGTILVEPEADRSVVYLLRKGKGNKVLKNQLYVAVNPYTGKIIESVPGNKRFFSVVLQLHRYLCMGETGKFITGISCSIFTILILTGLILWWPKRNNRKQRLSVKWNASFKRLNWDLHAVLGFYVHIVLLVIALTGLVWSYKWMNNLLYIAFDGNTKQQKIVAPESPAVKNTGIAYLEKMVNTINERLPYEGTITIRFAENDSTSIATSKENRARHSNVSDFLYFQAGTGELVKERLYDNESNGTIARRWVYPLHRGTLYGWPTQILALIAALVATTLPISGFLIWMGRKKKKKKPEEKIQAVKKQALPLDKHPDTSVQYQ; encoded by the coding sequence ATGAAAAAAATTTTTGGCTGGTTACATCTCTGGCTGGGAATAGCTTCCGGCATTGTGGTTCTCGTAGTGGCGGGAACAGGCAGCCTGCTCGTATTTGAAGAAGAACTGGAACATGCGTTCCGGTCTTCTTTTTTTTATGTAGAGGTGCCGGCAAACACTTCCAGGCAACCGCTGGACAACCTGACGGCTTATGTACAAAGGGAAAATCCCAAATACAAAGTCGGCACTATCCTGGTAGAGCCGGAAGCGGATCGTAGCGTAGTGTACCTGTTACGGAAAGGAAAAGGAAACAAGGTACTTAAGAACCAGCTTTATGTGGCTGTCAATCCTTATACGGGTAAGATCATTGAATCTGTTCCCGGCAATAAACGTTTCTTTTCTGTTGTACTGCAACTGCACCGTTACCTGTGCATGGGCGAAACCGGTAAGTTCATTACCGGCATTTCATGTTCCATCTTTACCATCCTGATCCTGACAGGGCTGATATTATGGTGGCCCAAAAGGAATAACCGTAAACAGCGTTTAAGTGTAAAATGGAATGCATCTTTCAAGAGACTTAACTGGGACCTGCATGCCGTGTTGGGTTTCTATGTACACATCGTATTGCTTGTCATCGCGCTTACAGGACTTGTATGGAGCTATAAATGGATGAACAACCTGCTTTACATCGCTTTCGACGGGAACACCAAACAACAGAAAATAGTGGCTCCTGAAAGTCCTGCTGTAAAGAATACAGGGATTGCTTACCTGGAAAAGATGGTAAATACCATCAATGAAAGGTTACCATACGAAGGGACGATCACTATCCGCTTTGCAGAAAATGACAGTACATCTATTGCAACGTCAAAAGAAAACCGGGCCAGGCATAGTAATGTGAGTGATTTCCTTTATTTCCAGGCCGGTACCGGCGAGTTAGTGAAGGAACGCCTGTATGACAACGAAAGTAATGGCACCATCGCGAGAAGATGGGTATACCCGCTACACAGGGGCACCCTATATGGATGGCCTACCCAGATACTGGCGCTGATAGCAGCCCTGGTGGCTACAACATTGCCCATATCCGGGTTCCTGATATGGATGGGCAGAAAGAAGAAAAAGAAAAAACCGGAGGAAAAGATACAAGCGGTAAAAAAGCAGGCATTACCCCTGGATAAGCATCCGGACACCAGCGTACAGTATCAGTAA